The stretch of DNA AATCCCCTGCAAAAATCCGCAATCCGGCCCAGTCCGCCAACATTACCCAACAGGCTGCATAAGCGGCCATCTGGGCGGCGCAGTTGTGTATTGCGCGCGATTTCGTTCCGATATGAAGAGAAGGGCTCCAGAATAGTCTGGAGTTATCGACTTCGACAGCACCTGCATTAGGGACCCTGCAGTTGAACTCGCACCCCTCATCGGAACTTTCGGCATCGCCTGAGTCGCCGAGATTACACCGATAGGTACGACGGCCCCGACGAAGGCCCCTGCTAGAAATCCGAAACCCGGGCCGGCCGGTCGGCGTCGGGCCTGGCGCCGAGCGAGATTGATCGCCGCGGCAGCACGACGGCTCCCAGCAAATAGGAAAGCATTTCACGACCTATCAGCCGTCCGCTCCCACAACCGGACCGGCGCAGATGGCCATTGCCCATCCTGTAACAGATCAGGGTCGGTGAATTCCGCCGCCTGTCCTGACGTCACCTACGCTGCTTAGGGCACCATGTCTTCCCGAACCTGGCTACTCAGGAGGGCGCCATTCATACCTCACCGGTCAGCGTCCAATGGATCACCACATCGATGGGCATGACCGCCCAGAAAACCCGCGAAGACCGGATCCTCAACGAACTGCACTCCAGCGGAGGCGACCTCCGTCGCATCTGCGACATGTTCGGCCTGAGTATCGCGGGGGTGACCGGTACTCCGCCGTCCTGACCCACCCAGGCCATAACGGCCCTACCCAGGCAACGGGCTTCCGATGAGCTGACACAGAGCCGTCAGGAAGACCACCCTGCTTGCCGTCGTTTCCGGTCCCCGACAGTCCAGGCGATGAGGGCGGCGAAAACGGCCACTGCCAGGGCGGCAGAAACCCCCACCATGACGTCAATAGGCAGCAGATAGACCAGGACGGCCCGCGTGCTGGCTTCAGCAATCAGTCCCGCACCCCAAACGGCGGAAATCTTCAGGTGCCAGCGGTGCACGGCCTGGTTGCGGTGGGATTCCCGGTCCATTTCCCCGGCGTGCTCCGGACTCCAGGTCTTGGCTGCGTCCAAAGTCAGCGGATGTCCCAGAGCGGCCAAAACCAGGAACGAAACACCCATGCCACCGGTGATGGCCGAGTCTTTGAGCAGCAGAAACCGCGGGTCACCGGTGAGGAAAGACAGGCCCAGGCCGAGTCCGAAGACGACGACCATCAGCATCGCAAACGGGTTCAGGGAATGTCCGTTGAACGCGGTCCACAACAGCCGGCAGGCAGCGGCTCCCGTCGCCGCCAGCAGTGCTGCCCAGTCCGTGGCACCGGCCAGGTGCAGGACGTAGTAGGCAGCCAGCGGTACCCCTACGTCCCAGGCCAGACCGCGGACCAGCGCACGCGTCACCAAACCCGGACGTTTCTGTCCTGAAGCCTGTTCAGCGTTCATCGGGGTGCTCCATCCCTTTTCCGGATGCGGGCTCTTTCAATAGCACACCCGCTCCGGCATTCTTCCCAAGAAGACCGAGGACCATGCAGTCAGCAGCGCGATCGGGAGCATGCCGTCCGCGTCATCCCGTGCCCGAGGACGCGCTGCCCCTTTTGGGACTCCCCGCACGTCACGGCACAGTACCCGGGCTTTGGACATCCATGTAAACGACCTCCGGCCGTGACGGCATACCAAGCCTTCCCCGAGACCGGACCGGGTTCCTCACCGGCGAGGCCTCGGACCTCCCCCTGTCCTCCTCCGTGACCTGTGACCCGTGACCCGTGACCCGAAAGCATGCGCCAGTTCTGGCAACCGCATCTTATGCCGCGCACCCGTTTCCGGGGACCAGGCCCTTCCGTTGGCCGGATTCGGGGAATCGCCGCAACGGGGACCCGCCGAGATCGGTGATCACCGGAGCCGCCATCTTCAGCTTCCCCAGCCTTATGACCGCAAGCTTTATCGGCCAGCAACGCCATGCTAGGTCCGGGCAGGAAGCCTCGTCAACAGGCCGCTTTTCCCGGAGGTATTAAAGCCATGGGCATGGGCAGCGGATCCGTATTCGTACTCTTCAGCACCGAAGCGGCGTTCATCGGCTTCCTCGGCAGCGCGGTCGGCTCCGCCGCCGCCATCGGGCTCGGCACCGCCGTCAGCGGCGCTCTGGCCCGCGGACACCTCCGCGATCTGGAGGGCCTGCACATCCTGACTTTCGCTCCCGGCTCCGTGGCCGGCGTCATCCTCCTGGTCATGGCCATCGCCTTCATCGCCGGAACGCTCCCGGCCTGGCGGGCAGCAAAACCCCATCGACGCCCTCCGCTGCGAATAAGCCACTCCACGGCGCTGACCGGCCTCGCGACTGGATTCAGCCGCATCGCAGGTCTCTTCCGGCGGGTGCCCATGGGGCCTCCACTCGAATTGGAAGACGTTCCGCGGGCCGGTCTGCCACCACAGAGAACTCATTTGCAGGCCCGTAGCGCTGTCCCTGAGTCCGCCGCTTCCCTCCGAGTGTCGAGAAGGACCCAACCGACGCATGGGACCAAACCGGTGACCGATTGACCAAGCAGAATTCTCGCCAGGAGGGGTTCTTGTCAGTGCGCGACTCTGGAGCGATTGTGAGCCGCACGGACACCACTCTGAGGCCACGGCCGGCAGATCCTGGACGCGGTCCCCGGGATCATCGGCTACATCAGCCCCTCAATGGTCCGGTCAATCCGGTTTCGCGACCTCGCGAACATGGGCCAGCGCGGCCTTCGCATCCTGGGGGGTGTCCCTATGTTCTTTGTCAAGCGTTCGGGGTGGATTTTTCTGGTCTGTGTGGCAGCGGGTTTGGGGCCAGGGGGTGTTGGCTGGCGAGGATGCCTGCCAGCTGCAGGGAGCGGGAGGGTCAGGCGGCTTTGGGCTTGGGTGCTTCGTAGAGGGTCATGTCGCGGAGCATGGCGAACAGGACGTCGCAGCGGCGCCGGGCGAGGGCGATGAGGGCCTGGTTGTGGCGTTTACCCTCGGCTCGTTTGCGGTCGTAATACGCCCGTGAGGCGGGGTCCTTCAGCGCGGCGAACGCGGAGAGGAAGAAGGCGCGTTTGAGGATTTTGTTGCCTTTCCTGGAGGGGTGGTCGCCGCGGATGGACGTCCCGGATCTCCACGTCACCGGGGCTAATCCGGAGTAGGAGGCCAGGTGTCCGGCGGTGTTGAAGTCCTTACCGATGACCTCGGTGATGATCCTTGCCTCTGTCCTGGCGCCGACCGCCGGCATGGATGTCAGGACGGTGTGAAGAGGGTGGGCCTCCACGATGGCCTCGACCCGGGTCAGGACCTCGGCGCGGGCAGCGCGCAGTTGGGCCAGCTGTGCGGCCAGGCGCGGCAGGACGATGCCGGCGGCACCGGTGCCGGCGACCACTACGGTCTGTTCGGACAGGGCGGTGAATATTTCTGCAGCCCAGCCCGTGCCGGCCCGCGGCGCCCATTTGCGCAGGTACTCGCCGACCCTGGTCTGGCCGGCCTTACGCAGGGCCGCCGGGGTCGGGTACTTGATCAGCAGCTCGGCCATCGCCGGGTGGTCCAGGTGCGGGCCGATGACCCGCTCCAAGGCGGGGTGGATCTGGGTCAGGAGCCCGCGGATCCGGTTCGAGGTTGCGGTGGCCTGTTGGGCCAGGTCGTCGTCGAAGCCGCAGAGCATGGACAGTTCCGCGGTCTGTTCGTCGGCAACCGCGATCGAGCGCAGGGTGTGCGGCATGGTGCGGGCGGCCTCGGCAATGATGAACGAGTCGCGGGCATCGGTCTTCGCCTCGCCGGGGTGCAGGTCGGCGATCCGGCGCATCGCCAGCCCGGGCAGGTAGCCGACCATGATCCCGGCGGCCTGCGCGACGGCGACAGGAAGGGCGCCGATGGTCGCGGGCTGATCCACAACCAGCAACAGCGTCCCGTGTTTGGTCAGGGAACCGATGATGGAGCGCAGTTTCGCCTCGTCCTGGGGCAGCGCCTTATCGAGGAGCTTCTTGCCCTCCCGGTTCAGCGCCACCGCGTGGTGGTTGGTCTTGCCGACGTCGACGCCGATGAAGACATCGACGAGATGGTGGTCCTTGATCACCGCTACCTCCAGTCATGAAACCCAATAAGAGAACGCCGGTCTGTCCTGCGGCCCCAGAGCTCGGCATCCACGTTACGGTCCGGCCTGCCACGGTCGAGTCTGCGACTGGTCTTGTCCCCATCAGCGATCCCCTGGCGCCTATCGCACCCCGGTGACAACACCCCCCGGATCATACGGTCGACTGGGGGTAAGAACCATGCCGGGACCGACAGGCCAGCAACCCCGATTCTTGCTCGTTCAGGGGCTATAAGAAAGGTAACGGGGAACTCATCGTCGGCGTTCGCGTGCCGGGCCATCTGGTTCACGTTGTTCGACACCCGCGCCAACAGCGTCTGCAGGGCCATCAGTTCCGCCATGGCTGCTTTAGCGCTCCGTCGGCGTCTCCGACGTCTCGGACAATGCCGAGGACACCATCAGGTTCCTGACCGTCACCCGCTCCCTCGCGGCACGGGCAACCAGCGCCTGCTCTTCCCCGGCGGTGACCCACACCTCGCGGCGCTTCTTTGTCCCCGCCGGCGAATTCGCGCGGCGGCGCTTGGACAGGAGCGGACGAGACTCATTCGTGGCCCGCGCAGTTTCAGCGGACCGTTGACGGTGGACCAGGTAATATGCCGGTCGAAGCGTTGAAGTCGGTAGACCCGGACACAATGGCCGAATTGGCCGCGCCGATCGTAAGAGCAATCGTCGGGACGCCGGTGGATGCGTGATTGACCACCGAGGCGCCCACGGTGCCGTTGCGGTACTGTTCAACGACAAAGCCCCAGGAGAGGCCGCCGGTGCCGGTGAGTGAAACGGTGGCGGACGCGGACGCCGTCGTGACGGTGCCGCTCCAAAGTTTGAGGTCGCCGTAGCCGGTAGCGGAGACGGACTTCTGAAGAATCCAGGTCACCGCTCCCGCCGACACGCTGGGGTTGGTGCCCATCCCGGAGGACGGGCCACAGGCCCCACCGCATACAACGAAAATGTCCCCCACGGCAATGTTCAGCGCCGCGGTGATCTTGGGTGTAGTAGCGGTGGTCTTGGGTGTAGTAGCGGTGGTCAGCGCAACCGAGACGCCGGTGACGCGGGTGGGGGCAGCCAAGGTGAACTACCCCCGTCCCTTTACGGCGTCACTTGCGAAGTGGTCACTACGTTCAGCCAGGGGCCGGCGGGTACGTTCGCCCGGTCGATCCAGCTCCAGGAGACATGGTCGCTGTCGCCGTCCAGGTCAGCGAAACCCAGGCACCCGTTCAGCGAGGGCGAGACGTCCATGCCTGCGCCCTGGGTGGGGTCACCTGAGAACTGTTTGTTGACGGGCCGGGCGTTGTTCTGACCGAACACGTAGCCCTTGTCGTGGTAGAGACTTCCCGAGGAAGGCCCTGCGTCTTCGATCTGGCCGTAGCAGGTGTGCCCGTTCGGGCCGGTGATCGCCACCCAGCGATTCTTCATGTACGAGTAGTTCGAGTTCGCGCAGTTGTTCTTTCCGGTAGCTGCGTTGTCGGCCGCCGCCCAGGTGATCACTGAGCAACGTTCCGCAAAGGCGGTGGCGTCGTTCACGTCGTCATAGGGGAGATCCAGGTAGAACGCGTTTTCCTTCGGCATTCCGGCGGACGGTTCGAAGTCGTTCGTCGCTGTCCGTGCTTCGGTAGCGCACTTGAATGCCGTGCCCGTACCAGACCCCGTGCCGTCACATGAGCCGTACACCGAACCTGCACAACCGGATGCCAAGGCGGGCGTGGTGCCAGTGTTCTTACCGCCCCAGTGCATGGCCCACTGGCTGTCGTAGGTGGAGCACACCTGCGAGCCGTCCGCCAGGTTGGTATTGAAAATCTCGCCCACCCAGAAACTCGTGGACACGATGTTGGTATGGAGCGGATAGGAACTCTGCGCAGGGGGAACCGGCGTCGGCGTGGGTGTCGGCGCAGGGGGAACCGGCGTCGGCGTGGGTGTCGGCGCAGGGGGAACCGGCGTCGGCGTGGGTGTCGGCGCAGGGGGAACCGGCGTCGGCGTGGGTGTCGGCGCAGGGGGAACCGGCGTCGGCGTGGGTGTCGGCGCAGGGGGAACCGGCGTCGGCGTGGGTGTCGGCGCAGGGGGAACCGGCGTCGGCGTCTCGGCGGGTGCCGGTGCCGGTGCAAACAGAGCGTCTACGAAGTAGTTTGCGCCCGATCCGTCGTCCCGGGGAATCGTCCCGTGCAACCCGGCCGTCTCGTACATGTAAACGCCGTTCGCGTCGGTCGTGGTGCGCGTGACCGTTTCCATAAGGTTGTTCGAAATGTTCCGGCCCATCGGGAAATAACCGGCGGTGAACGCAAAGTGGCCGTCGCCCGCGCCATAGCTAACCGTGTAGTCATGGCCCGGCGTTGCTAAGAACGGCGTCGAAAAATAGCCGAACTGCCACCCGGACGCAGACTGATCGGTGATGACCAGATCACGGATACTGTAGCCGGTGGCCGTGTCCCAAAGGTGGGCAACATGGGAATTGTCAGTTGCACCAACAGCTTTGTAGAACGCGATTCCGCCAATCGTCCCGGGCGCGTCGGTTTTGAACCGAAGCCCAAGTTCCACCTGTGCGCCGGAATAGCCGTTGTTCGGGCCGGCCCAGCCGGGATCCGAGAAAATGCCATGGTAGGCCGTTGCGGCGCTCGCGGGCTGCGCGTGAACCGTCCCGATCCCGACGAGTGCCGCCAGGCCCAGCAGGACCGCAGCAATAATCGCTGCAAGCCGTTTCGTGGACAACGCCCTTGCGTGTGTGTGCATGACTTCCTCTCGCTGCTAAGCGCCGAGCAGCGTCTGGGTCCAGGTAATCGTCAGCGTGTCTGATGCACCCTTTGACCCAATGCCGCCGAACAGGATGCGCGCGATTGTGTTCGCCGCCGTGCTTGTTGCGTCAGCAAGGAAGTCAAGGACGATGACAGCCTCCGTTTTGGCGGAGGCCGTGGTGGCCTTGCCTGCTGGGTAGGTTACCTTGTAGGTGACCACTTGCCCGCCGGACGTGCCGGAGGTAGACGGAAATGTCGCGTCAAACGCCTGGTGGGAGTTGGACAGTTACGTTTACAGCGCCGCGCCTGTGCCTGACTTCACCGCTGCTGTTGAGCTT from Arthrobacter sp. PAMC25564 encodes:
- a CDS encoding VC0807 family protein, with product MNAEQASGQKRPGLVTRALVRGLAWDVGVPLAAYYVLHLAGATDWAALLAATGAAACRLLWTAFNGHSLNPFAMLMVVVFGLGLGLSFLTGDPRFLLLKDSAITGGMGVSFLVLAALGHPLTLDAAKTWSPEHAGEMDRESHRNQAVHRWHLKISAVWGAGLIAEASTRAVLVYLLPIDVMVGVSAALAVAVFAALIAWTVGDRKRRQAGWSS
- a CDS encoding ABC transporter permease gives rise to the protein MGSGSVFVLFSTEAAFIGFLGSAVGSAAAIGLGTAVSGALARGHLRDLEGLHILTFAPGSVAGVILLVMAIAFIAGTLPAWRAAKPHRRPPLRISHSTALTGLATGFSRIAGLFRRVPMGPPLELEDVPRAGLPPQRTHLQARSAVPESAASLRVSRRTQPTHGTKPVTD
- a CDS encoding IS110 family transposase, with protein sequence MEVAVIKDHHLVDVFIGVDVGKTNHHAVALNREGKKLLDKALPQDEAKLRSIIGSLTKHGTLLLVVDQPATIGALPVAVAQAAGIMVGYLPGLAMRRIADLHPGEAKTDARDSFIIAEAARTMPHTLRSIAVADEQTAELSMLCGFDDDLAQQATATSNRIRGLLTQIHPALERVIGPHLDHPAMAELLIKYPTPAALRKAGQTRVGEYLRKWAPRAGTGWAAEIFTALSEQTVVVAGTGAAGIVLPRLAAQLAQLRAARAEVLTRVEAIVEAHPLHTVLTSMPAVGARTEARIITEVIGKDFNTAGHLASYSGLAPVTWRSGTSIRGDHPSRKGNKILKRAFFLSAFAALKDPASRAYYDRKRAEGKRHNQALIALARRRCDVLFAMLRDMTLYEAPKPKAA
- a CDS encoding DUF4082 domain-containing protein, giving the protein MHTHARALSTKRLAAIIAAVLLGLAALVGIGTVHAQPASAATAYHGIFSDPGWAGPNNGYSGAQVELGLRFKTDAPGTIGGIAFYKAVGATDNSHVAHLWDTATGYSIRDLVITDQSASGWQFGYFSTPFLATPGHDYTVSYGAGDGHFAFTAGYFPMGRNISNNLMETVTRTTTDANGVYMYETAGLHGTIPRDDGSGANYFVDALFAPAPAPAETPTPVPPAPTPTPTPVPPAPTPTPTPVPPAPTPTPTPVPPAPTPTPTPVPPAPTPTPTPVPPAPTPTPTPVPPAQSSYPLHTNIVSTSFWVGEIFNTNLADGSQVCSTYDSQWAMHWGGKNTGTTPALASGCAGSVYGSCDGTGSGTGTAFKCATEARTATNDFEPSAGMPKENAFYLDLPYDDVNDATAFAERCSVITWAAADNAATGKNNCANSNYSYMKNRWVAITGPNGHTCYGQIEDAGPSSGSLYHDKGYVFGQNNARPVNKQFSGDPTQGAGMDVSPSLNGCLGFADLDGDSDHVSWSWIDRANVPAGPWLNVVTTSQVTP